Within Vicia villosa cultivar HV-30 ecotype Madison, WI linkage group LG1, Vvil1.0, whole genome shotgun sequence, the genomic segment AGCAGAGAAGGCAGCTAAGGAGGCTGAGGTTTGCATGTGACTCCTTGATCATCTTAGATATAGGAATTAAGATTTTAGTATACCATTGAGATGCAATGCAACATATATTCTAGATAATGATGTTAATAAATTAATTCTCCCATTGTGTTTATGCAGGAGGCAGCCATTAAGAAGATACTTGGTCAAGATTCTgctaagaagaagaaagaggacAAGATGAATAAGCGCAGGGATGACTTAGCAAAGGTCTTGCTACAATTAATGACCAACATTTTTCCTAGCATATTGTTTCAAGTTATAAGCTCTAACATGTTGGTTGTGCAGGAAAAATCTAGTAAACCCTTTCATCTAGCATCTCAAACTGTTCGATGGACTATGGGTCCCAATGGAACTGTTGTAACTTTTTCTGAAGACATGGGTCTACCAAGTATCTTCCAAGCAATACCGAACAGGTACAGTTTTGTTACTTAAACTTGCAGCGTAGGGAGTTTTAATCTTCTAACAAATCGTCTTATTTGAGGTGCTTAGAAACTTCATTTCTGTAATCATTATGTTATGAATTGTTTCAGTTATCCTCCCCCGAGGGAAAAGTGCGCAGGTCCAAACTGCACTAATGCTTACAAGTATCGGGATTCCAAGTCAAAGCTTCCTCTTTGTAGTCTTGGTTGTTACAAGGCAATTCATGAAAAAATCTCACCTGTGGTTGCATGTTAATCCTTGTAAATAGTAGAAGACTAGATTTAGACATGGGAAATGCATGGATTAAATAGTGGAGCAAATATGAGAAAATAGTTGGATTTGATTTTTGCAAGTGTTGGCCAGGAGGATATGTGTGCTTAATATGAGAAATGGTTATCCAAATGGACCTATTTAGCTCAATTCTGTTATGTTTGTATATTCATTGTGTTTCATCTCATGGCAATTGAAACCCTTTGTACATTTATTTAGAGGTCATTTAGATAGTTTATGTATTTAAATCTCTATTAGTGAGCCACTAGGCCCTTTAGAAAAAAAAGGGTAgggtttattttttaaatttaatactaATTATAAACTTTAAAGatgaaaaattaaaagagaaataataaaagaaatagatgaaagaaaatcaaatatttatactataattgaaaagaaaaaaatatataccttaaaatatttgtttgtatGTGTGACTTGAGAATGATACTTGTTGAGTTTTTTTCTAGATAAATCTGAATTGTAAGCAATATAAGCAATAGCATTTGAgtgaataaatatttatatagaaaaataaattttagatgTTATTTTGAAGGCTATTCTTACATTAAGTTGTCCAAGCAAGGACATGGTctacttaaaaaaaaatttgtattgtCATTTTTTTAAGTAGTTCATGGTTGAAATTTCATCTTTTAAAAATGAAATGGGTAAGTGAAATGTTGCAAATTCAACCCATATGTCTATGTATTGTATTGTTGTACATCTACCAACTAAACTGGTTTAAGGGATATTTTATTGTCAATTAAGATATCCTATTAATGATATTTCCACGTATTAAAAACAAGTGTTATTGTGTTATAGTTGAAAACTTTATACATTTAACCATGTGActttttttaaatagttaatcCCGACTCTTAATCTATTTAGAGTCTCTGCTTTGTCTTTTTTCTaggaagctttttttttttttttggagttatATGTTTGTTACTCATACTCATGACAAAAAGGTCTTTCTTAACTCTTTCTCTATTTTTTATATTTCCTTTTTGAAAATGTCAAGTTAATGTTTAAaagataattatttgattttggaGGGAATTTCTTTGGAGAGATATTAAaggtttttttctaaaatatatttttgagttAAATGATCTTATGTTTGTAAAGCTAAGAGTAGAAGAGGGTTGAGTATTTGTAATCTTCGTCTGGTTAATATGATCTTTTTTGGGAAATGATGTCGGAGAATGATTTTCATTGTCATTGGCCTTTAGCGCGACATCTATCATGTGAGATATGAGATTCAAGTTGTTTCCTCTCTTACTAGAGGAAGATCTAGTAGTTTCAGTAAGCCTATTATTTAGTGGGAGAGGATCTCCCTCGTAGACTCAGACCAAGATACCAATTCTGAACGATTTGCTAATGGTGAGTCTAAAAAGATGAAAAATGCTTTCCTTACTTCTAAGATGGTTATTGAACAAGGTCAACCAACTTGTGAGTTTTTCCCCCTAAGCTCTTCCAAATCTTTGTTCAAGACCAATAAGTTGGGACCTTGTGCCATTTGGGAGGATGAAGTCTGGATTTTGGACATTAGGTGGAGAAAGAGATTACTTGTTTGAGAGCATAAGCTATTtcttaacttgtttttggttacTCATGGCACCACTCTCTCCCAGGAGAGGGACCATTGTGGGGGATGTTACGGTAAGAACGGTTAAGTATACCATAGTCTGACTCTAGCCTTCAAGAAGATAACCCTCAAATAAAACTAATCGATCCTGACTCTATCCTTCAAGAAGATAACCCTCAAATAAAACTAATCTATGTCTCTTATATGTAATAAGGTTCTGTCTAAAGTGGTTGACAACTTCTTCAAGATATCATTCCTACTAGACATAATCTTTTCAGACGTTAAGTCTTAGTAAACTCAAGTGGTATGTGTTTGTCAGAGATTCAAAGTCTTTATCTCATCTTGCAGTTACTTGGGTGGTGATAAGTTTGTGGTATAAACTCATAGTCAAACTTCCTTTAATGTAAGATTATAGTTGGCTTGACCCTAATTTAACTGAATGATGTTATATTACCCTAATTTGACTGAATGATCTTATATTCTCAATAATTGTGGAAGAGCTGGTGGGTAATTCTCAATAACTGAATGATCTTATACTCTTTTTTTTGACAGTTTTTAGCAgactactccctccgtcccaaattataagagaaaatcactttttagattcattgaataattaatgtatctggtctatatatagaccagatacattaattattcaatgaatctaaaaagtgattttctcttataatttgggacggagggagtacttaTTAATTTTTATATCGTTATGTTTCAGTAAAATATCCAATATATAAATTTCACTTGTATTAAAAACAGCTATAATCATAGTAAAACTTTTCATACATTGGCTTGAGATTCAAGTGGTTTTATAGAATATGATGTGAAAGACAACGAGAGAGTATGACAATTTTTTTCCATTCTGTAGTCACAGATTTGCAATGTAGAGATTAGAAAAATAAACTTTGGAAACTCAAGTAGTTTTATAGTAATTGATGTGCAAAAACATTAAAAGAACATTATAAACTTTTCTAGACAATATAGTATGTTCGATTTGTTATTGACGTCGATCAATACATAATTACATGACATAAGTACAATAGCAGGGTCATAAAATATCAGTTGAGTATAGAACTGCAAGACATTCCTAACGACAGCATGGAGCTAAGAATCTTCATATTGGAGCTAACATGAAAAATGAAAACACCTAAGACTCATTCATGAAAACTGCTCCATGTTCCGTAGATTTAATGAATTTCTTCAGCAGAAGAACCATAATTGCTATAGCAAGTCCAATAGCTGCCAGTGTGAACAATCGGTCATCGGGTTTTTGAACTCTTGTCTCTGGTTTCAGATTTTGAACCCTTGCCTCTGACTTCGGGGGCAACTGATTGGTTGGGACTACTTCGGGTGGAATCTCATTTGTCGCTTCAACTCCTGCAGGGTTAGGATTAGCATTGACAGGAACTTCTTGTTCTTCAACTATTCTGTCACCAGCTTCATCTGTAATCCCCTCTCCTGCAGGTAAAGCCTCAGGATTCGGCAGAGTAACTTGAGTCTCGGCCTCTTCGTTTTTGGGTTCTTCAGAAGCCTGTGAAGGGCTAGGTTGAGGAACCGGGTTTGCTTTGCTTAGCATATACTCATGAATCTGTGATGACAAAGTACATTCAGTAAAAGGTATTGTAAAAAATTGATCCAGGTAAACATAAAGAATTTGCCAATAAACATGTACTACAGGAAAAACAATAAGCAACATTTACCTCGTCAATCAGTTTTTGACGTTCAGGAGTCCCAAATTTTGGAGATGCTTCACGAGATTTAATGGCTAAGGCACGCCTATCTTCTTTTTTGTAGTCTAATGAGCCTAAGGCACCATTTGGGCTGGTGGGCATGAACGCAATCAGTGCAACTAGAGCGGTCCTAACTGTCATAAGAAATTTATATCAATTAAATGGTAAAAGAGATTCTTCTTCCATCAAAGCATGACTCTCCGATAGTTATGGTAAATACTAAGAGGGGTTTGAAAGAGTTTATTTGAGCTTATGACAATAGGAATATTGAGCTTATGAAAATGGAGTAAGTACTAACTAACGAAAGCATTTGAAAGAGATTTCATTTTGATAAACTGCTTTCAGCTTATGAAGAGTTCTTCCTCATTTCTATTCTACTCTAGaaacaacatatacataagctCTTACACtacatgtgttaatataagttgTATATCCAAACACCCTCTAAATGACAAGAGCcgcaacaaaataaagaaaacaatacaGATGCGTGCAGTCAAATGTTTTAgccagtttattttattttttaagcttGGTACCCGGCCTTGACACAAACTAATCCAAGGGACACAAACTAATCCAAGGGGACCAATCCCACCTTCCACTAGCAAGGGTCTCATTTAAAACCAGAGCAAGCTCTGTATGGACTGACCAACACAGAGATTATTATTATTGAGCCAGTCTAATTAGTGGAGAGCAACAAAATCAAAAAGTTGAAACAAAGCTAAGAATTAGAAACAACATGCATCATTCAGCAATTCTTCTATATCCAAAACGAGTAATCTaagaatcagaaacaaagccaacAAATGAGCTCCCAAACAAGAGTTGAAACACATTTCTTCATATGTAATGAGTCATGTGTAGAAATAAGTACTCACCACTCCATGATGGTTGCCAATGCTCAGGGTGATGATTTGATATGCTCAAGCAAATCTTAGTTTGTGTCTCAAAACGACCATTAGGCTGATAGCATAACAATGAAATTTATAAGCATATAGTAATTGAGTTTCATTCACAGCTCAAAAACAAATTAACAGACACCGATACTGATACATCAATGAcaataatttgataaaatgaaTAAATGAAATGTAACCATAAGTGTCGGTGTCGGACACAAACACCAAAGAGTGACACCATTTTTCAGAGGTGTTGGTGCTACAGAGCTATCTAGAGAGTAAAATCTTACTGTCAACAACATAAATGAAGGAGGTTTGAAAGGATATTCAGCAGGCAATTGAATCCTTCCATGATAAATCCCACCTTCAAATTCAGTTTCACCAGGTCCCCTAATCGCAAACTGCCATTCAAATATATTTTCCTGAAACCAAACACAAACCTCAATAAATCATTTCCAATTACTTCATCTTCAAAATCATAAACCTAACTATTCAGATTATCATAATCAAATTGAATAACAAGAGATCGCAGAATGAATATAGAAAACCCTAAAACGAAGGGGTAAAAACGGAAAAAAGTAAAAAGAACCTCGAGAGGTAAGCTCATGAAATCATCGGAAGGGTTCGATTGCATTTCTTTGACCTCTTGGAGAATCCGCTTGACGGCGGGATTCTTCATGTTGTACTTGTCCGCCATCGTTGAGAATAGGATCTATGAAGCAGCGAATTCGACGGGATTTGATGAATTCCGGTGAATCAACGGTGATCGGAGAAATGGATTCAGGTGAATTAACGGTGATCGGAGAAATGGATTATAGATAATTCATGGTTGTGTTTGTGCTGAATTGGTGAGAAAATGAGAGATTTTGGATCGGAAATTATATAGAAGAAGAAGGGACTAAAATCACGTGCAGTTGAGTTTTCACGCGTCACACGTTTAAGTAAATCTGAACCGTTTGAAAAAGATCCAATGGCTAACAATACATCAGTACAAAATCGTTTAACTTTTTGAACGGCCAAGATTAATCCTAAATTCAAATCCGAAAGAGGATGTTAGTTAGGTTGTGTCTCCGATAATGGACACGTCATGAGAAGTGTGTTGGCTTACGTGTCATTGTTTTATTGGATAATTTGGAGCTGATGTGTTTATTGGCTGAAGTTGACTTGATTAGCCCCGTACACAAATTAGTCAAAAATTAGTTCATTTTTGTTGATTTAGCATATTTTCGAGCCGGTTTCTCAATTtggtttatttattaaattaaaatttataaatcagtcaaaaaataatttattctttATGTTAATTTATGCATAATTTTAGCCAATTTCATCCAATTTTGTTTTAGTGTATGTTTGATTGGGGTAAATGGAAGAGAGGAAACGAGAGGGGAGGAAAGAAGATTTTTAATAATTTacgtgtttggttcaaattttaagaGAGAGAGGAGAGTTAAATGGAGGAAATTAAATTCCCTCTTGAACTATTTTTTACTTTCCCTGATTTTGGAGGATTTAGAGGAAGGAAAAATGTtccatattataattatattacatatttatctttattataattataattaaattttttttaatttattttttatatttttatgttactttttaattattgtaatatttttgtttcaaatagttttgttagattttattgtaTTCGATAATTTTTTAAACTATATATTGTAACTGTTacgttttataatttttttttatgttatcgaattgaatatttatatttcgtcaataaatttgtatttaaattacaAATGGTAAATATCGTTAATCCTATGATAAAATTACAaggttaaaaatgtaaattagtTTCAAAATACCTCTCATctccttgtgaaccaaacatatttttaaataaaatttctcCTCTCCCCTCCCCCTTCatattttgaaccaaacatatatgtaATTAAAATCTCTCTCTCCTCCTTTCCCTTCACTTCTCTTCCCTTTGATAAAAATCTATCTTTCCCCTCCTCTCAATTGAaccaaacaataatttttttttaataaagtaatCATCTTCAATGAATCATTTGAAGAATAAATAAGAGTCATCGGATTAATCTAATTTACCAATACTATTATATATAATATCGCACACACTTGTTTTTCTTTTAACCTCTTCTACCTTCTTCCTTTCTCTATTTTCAAACCTGCATACCCACCATCACAAGACTACCGACCAAATTTAAGTAACCTTTTGAAGTCTACTTTCAATATGAGATAAAACAACAAAACTTTaaatgaaattgttttttttttcaaagaaagTGAATGATAACAAAATAAAGTAAAAGAAAGTAATGGATAGAATTAAAGGTTTTGatgtcaaaataaaattttagttataTGTTTGAATTACAATTTTATTTGTCATAGTTGGAGATTGATTATTGTATTTGTCAATTATCAATATCATAAAAATTAGTCTATTAGACAGAAGGTCGTTTAAGTTAAGGTATACATGATAGAGATGAGTGGGAGAGAAAGAGGGTAGAATAAGAATTGTATGGAAAAAATATACACatgttcttctttttgttttaaactcATCTAAagctttaattatttttaaataaatttaatggtGTACAAAAGAGCTTCACTAATGAAGCAGTTATTTGATGGTTACCACCACCATCTCGTATAGGAAATATCTAAAATTTGTTTGAAAGCAAGATAGTATCTCATAAttctttttaaagaaaaaaaagttgaaGGTAGTGTACTgacataatttaatttttcatttttatctaataaaaatttattaatttaccatttttcaatttaaaaaaatatcaattttttttaatcaaatactcTATGAAATAGTTTtccttttttaaatagaaaaataattattatataggaTCCAATTCTAAAATAGAACGAGCCAAAATCATACTATGATTTTCtttaatataatagtttactacaTAAGCATGAGCCAACATAAGGCCATAATATTTTGGCaaagaaaaagaattttaaaagttaAAGAATTGATAtggattttttaaaacaaaatcacaTGGGTTTATTTGAAATTACATTTCCGTATGCTCTTTAATTTTACTAAACGAAATAAGATGGACACAGAAGTATATATCCTAAATATTCTTTAAGACATGATAGAGTTTCTAAGGTCCATATTAATCTAAAATTTGTATAGATAAGGGTTTCTCTCATCTTGTTAGCACAAACACACATAGAATGTCGCAAAATGTATATATAGCTTTTGTCTACTTCAATGGCGAGAAACTCCATCTTGAATTTAAGTTCACAAAGATCACTCGTCTTGTCGATCTAAAATCCATATTAGAGAATATGTACATAGACAATCAAAGAGTTGTGAAGCTCTATTATCGTTCACCCTCAATTGCAACAAAGGAAAGATACACTTAAGCAAATTTTAGTTGAAGACGGATGAAAATTTAAATGTTATGTGAAGTACATTTCATTGTTATAAAACAAAAGCTCTAACCGAGGTGGATGCGAAAATTGAGAGATCGACTGAAGATATTCTTAAGATGTTAAAACGTCATACTTAATGATGAAATGGATTGTTAGATTTACGTTAGCGATTATCAATGTAATGTTACATTTTTAATGTATGTCATAACAATAATTGATGCTAATTTATGTTAAATTTTCTCCATCTATTTTTGGTTTTAAGAATAATAGTTTTTGGAACTAAAGTTCCAAATTTTTCTGAGAATTAAGTGCATCCGAAAATGTATTGACGTATTTGAGAGATGTTTTAAATTTTTCACAAGGGGGTGCTCTCCGCACCCCAAGAGTGGGAAAAGTAATCCTATAAAATATATGGGAGGTGGAAGAAAATTTCTCGAGATTTTATCCTGTTACCCCACACTTTGACCTGACTCCCCACACCTGGGTTGCTTTTACAATTATGCCCTTAGTCAAAATTTCCATTttttacaaagtatatgcaattAACGAATTTTTCATTGTAGTACCAGATTTTTCGTTGTAATTTTCATTTGACTGAAGAAACacatgatattttttaaattttagatgAAATATCGAACATTTACAAAATTATCAGTAAATAATCATGGCAATCTACAAAATTGTGGACGAaatactgttttttttttaaattcaatgcTTATAtaccaaattttttgaaaaatccagTTACCTATAATACGtactgatttttttgaaaaatcttggtgagttttagaaaaaactacaagtttttgatatttttaacaaACCACACCCGATAAAATATATTCATATAATGCAAAAAGTGCTACaatataaatacaaatcaaattatgtTAATTTTATAACTTCTTCTTCTCAGTGCCTAATATGTCCCGCATATGATGATTGCAATGTTCTTGCACCATCACTACAGTTGTATCTCCATTGGTGTGTGATGGAAGGCAACAGACAATTGGGTTTCAACTTCACCCGGACTCAATGATTGTTGTCAACAAAACCACCTGCAATAATTTTGTGTCTACTTGAAACTATGCGTGAAGCTATCATTAATGAGGAAAATGTTGTTGTTTCTCTATAATTTGAATTGGCATTATGTTTGATAAAACTAACATAGTAGCAATTAGTTAGATAGGATTTGTAACTTGTTAGAGAAAGCGAGTGGAAGTCTGGTTTCTCTATGTCCGTGAATGGATAATTCAAGTGTTTGTTTTTGTCGGGTTTGTTTCCTCTTGTGCTCTGAAAGAGGATATTGTGTCTATTTGAATCGTGTCATAGTTCTCAGTTTGAGGGGGAGTATTTGGTATTTTCTTCCTCATATGCACAATGACTTCAGTTGTTTCTCCTTCTATGTGAAGTTGATGTCTGTGGTGTTATGATTTTTATGCTATAGTGAGTTCTCCTTCTAGTAAGAAGCCTTTGTCATATTATGTCCAAAAAGGGATAGAAGTGGTTATTATGTTATCTCTGTGGAGCATCTTTTAAGGGGGAGAAACTATTTGTTATCCGTGGGAACTTTAAAAGAGATAGAACATTGGAAAGTGGGACTGCCACAAAGAAGTCCTGGTATGATGTCGAGACATCATAGACGAAGACTGAAGATTGTCTCATACAAAGATTGTAGATCATAAACAGTGACTATCTGAAGACTTCAAAATTGCTACTGCTGTACTTGATTATTAAAGACCATTGTATTTGTGTAGCTTCTGTAATACAAAGGTTGTATaaattagttttagccaaaataagccaacgAGGGAGATTGTTGTTTCTATATAATTTgaattggcattatgtttggtaaaactaatatagTAGCAATTAGTTAGATATGATTtgtaacttgtaagagaaagcaggtgGAAGTTCTATTTGACAAAGGAACATGTTAAGTTGAAACATTTCAACATCTGAACAACATGTTGAAGAAGATGTCCTATGCAAGACATTCAACATCGCGCGTGAACTTAACTGTTAATTGGACCAGACTCAATAATTAACAGAATGCAGAATATTTTGGAAATATTATGCAATCTTATGTGGCGCTCAAGTTAAGGATAAAAGTATATATTTGTTATCTCTGATTTCAAGATATTTGATTAGTtgctaaatatggagaatatatAGGAATCTAACATTTGAAGCACTATTTTCATGGAGAAGATTGTGGAGAATATTATGGAGTGCTTTTAGCAGTTACTCCTATCTTTGTGAAGAATATCCTGGAGTGTTTCTAGCAGCTAAAGTTGTGGGGACATTTTAGGAAACAAATTATTGAAGTCCTAACTTTAAGGAGAATATTTTGGA encodes:
- the LOC131602430 gene encoding ubiquitin-conjugating enzyme E2 32, with the translated sequence MADKYNMKNPAVKRILQEVKEMQSNPSDDFMSLPLEENIFEWQFAIRGPGETEFEGGIYHGRIQLPAEYPFKPPSFMLLTPNGRFETQTKICLSISNHHPEHWQPSWSVRTALVALIAFMPTSPNGALGSLDYKKEDRRALAIKSREASPKFGTPERQKLIDEIHEYMLSKANPVPQPSPSQASEEPKNEEAETQVTLPNPEALPAGEGITDEAGDRIVEEQEVPVNANPNPAGVEATNEIPPEVVPTNQLPPKSEARVQNLKPETRVQKPDDRLFTLAAIGLAIAIMVLLLKKFIKSTEHGAVFMNES